The Archangium primigenium genomic interval GCGGGCGCTCGTGCGTGGACCTCCAGACGGACGCCTTCCACTGTGGCGCGTGCGGCACGGTGTGCGCGGACGCGCGGAGCTGTCACGCGGGCGTGTGCGCGGATGACGTGGTGGCCGCGTGCTTCAACACCGGGCAGGTGGTGGGGCTCCAGGCGGGCACGGACGTGCGGGGGCCCTCGGCGGCGGTGGGCACCAGCCCCCAGGCGCTCGCGCCCATGCAGGACGTGCTCTTGGTGTTGGACGCCTCCATGCTGCTGCGCCAGGCGCGCCTGTCCGACTATGGCGAGCTGCCCGCGCGCACGCCCACGGGGCTCGTGCCCAACCAGGTGCGCGTGCGCGAGCCCTACGTCTACGTCCTCAACTCCACGAGCAACACGCTCCAGGTGCTCCGGCGCGACGGCGAGCCCGCCCCGGCACCGGGTCCCCGCTTCCCCCAGGGCATTCCCCTCGTCAACGTGGGCAGCGTGAACCTCGGCGCCAACACCAACCCGTATGCCTTCACCTTGGAGGACACGGCGGCGGGCCCGGACGCCTACGTCACCCTCTTGGGCAACCTCCAGACGGACCCCTCCGCCGGGGGCCGGGTGGCGCGTGTCTCCCTGGCCGACCCCGCCGCGCCCGCCGTCACCGCCACCTTCGTGCTGCCCACGGGCGAGGCCCTCCAACCCTTCCCGGGCCGCTCGCCCCTGCCGGCCCCCGCGGGCGTCACCACGCTCGGGGGCCGGGTGTACGCCGCGCTCGGCAACCTGGACGCGCGGGACTACGCCCCCGCGGGCCCGGGCTTTCTCGCGCGGGTGGAGCCCACCACGGGCGCGGTGGACCTGCTCGCGCTGGGCCCCGACTGCCTCAACCCCTTCTGGGTGCTGCCCGTGCAGGGCCGCCTGCTCGTGAGCTGCGGAGGCGCGGCGACGTACGACCGGGACTTCAACCTCACGGACGTGCGGGGCACGGGCCTGGTGCTGCTCGAGGCGGACGGGCGTGTCGTGGCCTCGCTGCCGCTGCGCTGCGCCTCGGGCAGCTCCTGCGCGCTGCCGTCCGCGGGCCGCTTCGCCCTGGTGGGCCCGCGCGCCTACGTGGCCGACAACAACGCGGGCCGGCTCTTCGTCATCGAGGTGGTGGGCGATACGCTCGTGGAGCGCAAGGGGCCGGGCCCCGGCGCCGCGCCTCCGCTCCTCGTCTGTCCCCGGGCCCAAGGGCCTTCCCTCGTCAGCGACGTCGTCGCCCTTCCCTGAGAGACCCCGCCATGAAGCGCCTCCTGCTCCGCCTCTCGTTGCTGCTCTCGCTGGGCCTGGCCACCGCCGCGCCCGCCGAGTCCCCCGCGTCGCCGCCCGCGGAGGCCATCCGCATGCTGGGCCCCAAGCCGCCCGCCACCGTCAAGCGCGTGGTGACGCTCGTGCCCTCGCTCACGGAGACGGTGCTGGCGCTCGGCGCGGGGAGCACGCTCGTGGGCGTGTCGCGCTTCGACGAGGCCAAGGAAGTGGCGAAGCTGCCCCGGGTGGGCGGCTTCGTGAACCCGTCCGTGGAGGCCGTGCTGCGGCTCAAGCCGGACCTGGTGCTGGTGCAGCCGGGGCCGGGCAACCAGCGCCCCGTGGAGACGCTGGCGGAGCTGGGCGCGCCCGTGATGCTCCTGCCCCTGCGCTCGGTGGCGGACACCGAGGCGGCGATCGAGGCGGTGGGCGCGGCGCTCGGCAAGAAGAAGGAGGCGCGCGCCCTGGTGGAGCGGATCGAGGCCACCCGCGCCCGCATCCGCCAGGCCGCCAAGGGCCGCCCCTCCCCCCGGGTGCTGCTCGTCTACGGCTTCGAGCCGCTGGTGGTGGCCGGGCCGGGCTCCTTCGCGGACGAGCTGCTCAAGGACGCGGGCGCCCTCAATGTGGCGGGCGACGCGGGTTCGGCCTATGCCGTGCTCTCGCTGGAGCACGCGGTGCGCGCCCGGCCGGAGGTGGTGGTGGACGCGGCGGACGTGGACACGGGCAAGGACAAGACGCGGGCGGCGCCCGGGCTCGACACGGCCCGCTGGGTGGACGTGCCGTCGCTGGCCCTGTTGCAGCCGGGGCCCTCGCTCGCGCGGGGGCTGGAGGAGCTGTTCACGCTGCTGCACCCGGCGCCTCCGCGCGCGCCATGACGTCCCCGCCCCACGTGCTCACGCCCGC includes:
- a CDS encoding ABC transporter substrate-binding protein, producing the protein MKRLLLRLSLLLSLGLATAAPAESPASPPAEAIRMLGPKPPATVKRVVTLVPSLTETVLALGAGSTLVGVSRFDEAKEVAKLPRVGGFVNPSVEAVLRLKPDLVLVQPGPGNQRPVETLAELGAPVMLLPLRSVADTEAAIEAVGAALGKKKEARALVERIEATRARIRQAAKGRPSPRVLLVYGFEPLVVAGPGSFADELLKDAGALNVAGDAGSAYAVLSLEHAVRARPEVVVDAADVDTGKDKTRAAPGLDTARWVDVPSLALLQPGPSLARGLEELFTLLHPAPPRAP
- a CDS encoding MXAN_6577-like cysteine-rich protein, coding for MTPSRSPALVALLCLVLAGCPDPEPLCPEGQSRCGVACVDLSSTSAQCGACGVACAAAELCVEGACQCRAGAALCGGVCAVTASDPAHCGGCAGAGGVACAADEVCERGACRAACTLDTSVACGRSCVDLQTDAFHCGACGTVCADARSCHAGVCADDVVAACFNTGQVVGLQAGTDVRGPSAAVGTSPQALAPMQDVLLVLDASMLLRQARLSDYGELPARTPTGLVPNQVRVREPYVYVLNSTSNTLQVLRRDGEPAPAPGPRFPQGIPLVNVGSVNLGANTNPYAFTLEDTAAGPDAYVTLLGNLQTDPSAGGRVARVSLADPAAPAVTATFVLPTGEALQPFPGRSPLPAPAGVTTLGGRVYAALGNLDARDYAPAGPGFLARVEPTTGAVDLLALGPDCLNPFWVLPVQGRLLVSCGGAATYDRDFNLTDVRGTGLVLLEADGRVVASLPLRCASGSSCALPSAGRFALVGPRAYVADNNAGRLFVIEVVGDTLVERKGPGPGAAPPLLVCPRAQGPSLVSDVVALP